GAGGAAGGGAAGGGCACAACACGGCAAAGAAATAAGGATAGCAAGCCACAAGTTTCCTGGTGCAAGCACTGCGAACATCGCGGATGCAAATGCCACAGACATGGCCGCAATTGCACACCACAACAGCTTCCTTGTGGATGCTCTGTAGTGGAGCAAGAAGTCGATGTCTTCCCATCCTGCAaatatacaaagaaaagaaacggCGAGTGAGGCGACCATAGCAATGGTGTCCGATATCAAGAACGCCTTAAAGGCTGCTTTCTTTGCTAGAATTGGCAAGCCTTCGTCAGGGCCCTCGTCGCTGCTAAACCCTCCAGGCATCGTGAAGGCCGCGGCGAAGGTGACCGTGGCAATGAGGATGGCCGTCAACGAGGTGTTCTGGGTGTATCTTTGAGTTAGCGATTGGATCTGACAGATTGCTTCCCGGGCTATTCTTTTTTCGGCCGTATGCCATATGTCACCTGTAGCCAGGCCGGGGATGGTGGCATGAAGCAACAGCGTATACGCCTCATTCTGCATGGCGTTGCGATATGCTTAATCCAGTCAGTCGTAATTCGGAGGATCATAATTAAGAAAACAGACCCAAGGAGTTACCCATTTCAAAGTTTTTGCAGGTTCCACTCGATCAAAGAAGATGTCGAGAGCACTAAATCTCCCCTTCAAGGCCGCACGGTCCACCCTTTCATTAGCCAACAAAGCTCGAAGTATTTCCGGATTGCAAGTCTCCGCAGCCAAATGCAAGGGAGTGCTCCCGTCGTCATCTGGCTGGTTGAGCAATCCATGAAGCGCAGGTGTCTTTAGGATGTACTTAACAAAATCCACCTGCCCTTCAAGTATCGCCGCATGAAGCGCATTCCGGCCCTGTCTATCAACTAAAAAACCAGAGTCTGGGCAGTGGCGAATGAGCTCTTCGGCTATGCGTACATAGCCTAGCCGAGCAGCATAATGAAAGGCCGAGAACTGTTGATTCATCACGTATGCAAGAGAGGGATCAAACCTTAGATGCAACCGCAACATCTCCAGTTTATTGCCCACTGCTGCGTGAACGAGTGCGATAGTCCCATGGTCGTTCTGAGCTTTGGCGAGCTCTGGCCTCTCTCTCAACAATGTTTCCACTATGCCTACCAGTAAagattaaaacaaaacaaaatcagGAATGCATGCAGTACTCtcggggaaaaaaagaaataggaacGCACTGGTGCTAAGACATGAAATGCGTGCAGAAGATTTAGTTTGTCGAAGTGGCTTCTGCAGAGAATTAATAGATGTCAAAAAAATAGTCAACTGATATAGAAGGAATAGAAGTAATAGAGAAATTACTTGAATGCTCGGAAATAGTAGCAGCATGCAGAGCAGTGTGGCCATAGTAGCCTCCATGATTAGATGAAGGAATTTGCACCAATGCTGTGACAGCATCAGCTAAACCTCTATAGGCTGCAATGTACATTGGCGACTCATGGTTGCTGTCAATCAATTCTGACTGCTTGGGCTCCGCCTGCAGCAGCTCCAGCGCTAAGCTGCTGTGGCCATGCCGCAAGGCATGGTGCAGAGCAGTGTTTCCCTTCTTATCCGTTGTCATCATCATCTGTTTTAGAGGGTCGCCTCCCTCTATATCGCCGCCACTACGAAGCACCTGCGTTGCAACCTGAATAAAAAAAGTGGCCATAGAGTGATGACCAGCCATAGCAGCGATGTGCAATGGAGTCTCTCCATTTGAGTTTGTGGCCAAAAGGAGGGGTGGGCTGCTCAGACAGAGCTCTTTTGCAAATTGCTCGTGCTCATATATCACCGCAAAGTGAAGGGCTGTGTTATTTAGTGGAGTTTTGCCAAGAAGGATTTTGGGACTTTCTCTAACCAACTGATTAAGGACGGCAACATTGCCGGACACCGCTGCATCGAGCAATCTGGTATCCATGTGTTGTGTATGCCTAATTGTTGCTCTAAGTATGGCTACCGGGTAGTATTAATAATAATACAGAGAACTTGATTCTAAATAATTGAGTTGACTCCAAGGgtatatttttaatatctttttatttttcaactAGGCATTTGTTATTTTACGCAGCTTCAAAATATTCACTTTCCATTTTGACTGCTAAGTTTGGACATCTCCTATCTCATTTCCCAATTTGTTAATACCAATTATTTAACGCTAATCATTagacaatttattttttaaacctAAATGATCTGGGTCCAACAACTACAACGCACAATTATTGCCACATAAATATATCTATTTGCAAATAATTTACATTAAAGCGGGTTGCCATTACTCTAGCAGCTGATCTACTCTACCTTCGCCCGACGGACTGAAGAGATGCATAGATGTCCAGCTGGGGCCCGCAACGAAGGAGAGCGGGAAGTTTCGTGGGGGCCACACCACCAACGTGTACCGCACGTTTTGCGATCTCGCCGTAAGAAACACGGCCTCTCGAGGGGGGTTTCCTGAAAGGTGGGCACGGGGGAGACCTTGACCCCAGCTGTGAGTGGTGCCACTTGTCACCGTAAGAAACACAGTCCCTTTTGTTTGTCGTTTATATAACGTGGGGTGGGTTATTTTACGGAGACCTTGACCTCCTCTCGTGGCCCGAGTCTTCCTACGTTGCGACCACGGGGCCAGCGGTCGAGTGGTGCCGCTTTCATTAGGTAGGGGTGGGTTATTTTACGGAGACCTTGACCTCCTCTTTGTTGCTACCGCGGGGCCAGCGGTCGAGTACGCTGTGGGCATCTTCCGAGCTCTTCCGATGCCGGGCCTTCACGGCCTGTCCTGTCGAGCTAATGTCACTAAAGAGAGGGCATCTTCAGTAAGTATTATAATATTTGAGGGCCAAGTTGTAACATTGAAAACAACAAAAGATTGACCCGTTAGTTTAAAATTGAATGGCCGTGATCTGTGAAACAGGGATGCAGCTCAGTGGTGAAGCGTTTATGGGACCTAACCAACTTTGTCTCCACAAAATTTTGAGGGAAGTTTCTCACTTTTCCCATCTTTACCTTAAAAAAGAAAGGTTTATGGGAACCTCGTCCTCGAGGACATCTCGGACAGGTTTATATGCATGCATAAATTTTTTGTTCATAAACAATTACGATCTTTGAATTTTACTAAAATATTCTAATCATCTAGCtaacttttcattaaaaaaaataaacatgatgaaaaataaaatagaaagaaaatcaCCATTAAGTTATAGTTATAATCGCTAAATCTTTTCAGCTCTATGTTGCTTGTCCTACATTATGTACGGGCACGAGTCTACAATTTATTTGTATGTTTAGAAAAGCATTGCCACATTTCAATATATAAATCGAAATTGAGCTACAATTTCAGTCTTCTATTTTGGAGTTCTTCATTCTGCATTATACGTGGTTCTATGCTAGGTTCAATCTGTAGAGAGCATAGCAACAAAATAATTATAGTAATTTTTAATCAggagataataaaaaaaatttatccgTCCAACTACTCGGATAATATTGCAGTGGTATGGACGGTGATATTTAGATTAGTATTTGTATCTTGATCCCAGCATGATCCAAAAGCTAATGTAGAATGGTCTGAACACCATCAGTGGGGTATGGAGCATGGCATAGGATGCTGAAAGCTTAAAAAAGAAATGTTGAAGAATTGTAGCCAAATCCATCTTAGCTTCCGCGCTTTGAATTTTCGATGCCTTGGAAACTGCTTCAGAAACATCTCGAGATTGAATTAGACGGTATTTTCAACCCAAAAATTCCACATCATGGTGTATAAAAGTACAGATAACATAAGCTGCACTTCGGTGAAAGGTAAGACTTCCTGGTTTTATTTCCTTGTAAACTTTTTGTATAAACATAATCTTCCGGTATATAATCTAAGAATCTCGTAAAGAACCATGGtcacttgtaaaacaaatttgaaaaataacatGAGTTTTGATAAAAAAACAAACTGTGATAACAATTAAAGGAAAACTACCCCGAGGTAACGATAGTTTCACCATGTGAGATACCGCGAGGCTAAGCTAACGACGTTATAAGCTAATGGAGAGATTCATTTATTAGTAGAGTTGGAAATGGGCTTAAGCTGGCCCAAGAACCATCAAGTAGACCCTAAATCCACAGGATAATGTAATCTATTTTTCTATTGCAGTCTATTATTTCAGAAAACCAAGAATGaggatctcaaaaaaaaatttccattGCACCGATTTTTCTTCACCTTCTCTTTTGTTGCATTACTCACTCTTTCTACGGGCTTACAAAGATATTGGCAGATGACTTATTGAAATCTAAATAATTGTTGGTTTGGATATTTGATCTACATGTCCATCTTGTACATAAGCTAAAAAACTATAGAGAGATagaaccacacttataccctacgGAGTGGGCTAGAATACAACACTCATATTCTGTGGAGTGAGGCAGAATACCGCATTTATATCCTGCGGTGGGCCAGAATCAATAATAGGCAgagtgccaatgcataacccccaacTGACAGGGTTCAGAACATAGTTTGATTGAGAGTTCAAAACTGATATacatctaattttttttaataaaataatagatgtatcataatccaattaaaatatgcatatacgacgtaagaaaaatagtaaataattTAACAATAGCCCAAAAATATTACTCTAATTTAcgcatattttttttcttcaaatcaCCACCCCGTAAAGAATGGCTACGGGCATCTTGCAAGTCATATCTTTTTCGCAAACAGGAACAGGCATAACACCAGTTTCTTGAGCAAGATTACAACTGTCATGCCATTAGAAGAAAAATGAGATtgtattatatattaattatttgtgAGCGAAGAAGCAATTCTATGATGAGACGATACATACATTAGTTTTCTCGTGGAATTTCACAGAAACAAGGATGCTGAAACTATTAGAGTGATTGCAGATATGAGCTGGATGGGATTTTCCCAACAGCCTCGATTataacaagattttttttttagatgatAGACCATCCTCAGGTAGGCTAAATTTGATTTGGATTATCAGAAATTTGACTGGTCAGATACAGTTGACTGCTAGGGATACCGTCAGAATTCTGTGGTCTTTGTTAGGCCTTTGAGAAAGTATCAAATGGCTGCACAAGCATTCTGGGACCAAGTCTATCTGGGTGGAAAGTAAATAAAATTGTTAATGAAAGAACCAGAGAATCATCAGCTATGAGGGATGGGAGATTTTCCCTTGAAACACAATAtcctctctcctcccttctacAGTTTAGATTATGCCATATGTACCAAAAGGCCTGTCAACCAGCTAACTTTGCTAGTGGCTGTAGCCTTACAGTGCAGCCAGCCTACAAGTGCCCTCTGCAGCTAGATAGGAAATCTAAGAAATGACAGCATAACAGAATGGTAATACGAAGTATGTAAACCAAAAACTCATCTAGACAACTTGATTTGGTCCTACACTTAATATATTACCCATCACCAAAAAATTTACCTAAATCGGAAAcattttattagggataaaATGCAAATAATGATGACAGAACATTAGGCTGTCTTATCTGAAAACTTAAGGTGCGGAGGTTGAACAGTATTCCTTCAACAGCATAGACCAGCAACAGGGAGAAGAAACATGATATAAGCATGAATATATAATCAGTCCATTATGACACAGCTAAAAAGCAATGGCCACCTCTGCAAGTTAAGCCATTAACTGATTGCTTGATATTTTCAAATAGCCTCAGTCTTCCATCAATTAAATAAAAGTTACACGTATATCATTTCAACATTACTCTAATTCTGAAATCTAAATCATGTCAACACTGCACCGTCACAATAAAAACAATTGGATGAAATCTCAAAGCAGCTACTGCAGGGGTATTAGTTTCTAGGTTCCAAAAGTAGGGGACAAGGGTATAGAAGTGTAGCAAGCCCCATCTCCTCTTTAATAGCTTGTGCTCAATAGTCCATACTGATGTTACAACTAATGTTTGGAGCAGGAAAAGAAACAATTTCTGAATGCAGGATATTTACAATTTCACCAACTTATATATAACATTTTGCACAATTAAACTGCAGTGTCTCCAAGTACAAATTCTGAAACTAAGTTTCACATGGCACTAGGTATACTACAGTTCCTAAAGCAAGTTCAGTGAATTTTGTAACACTTATATCTACTAAACAAtgaacatacacacacacactacTCATATATCTGATAACAGCAATTTCTAATGTGTCATATAAGATATGATCAATGTAAGAGTCTCCGTTGAAAGATTTAGAATGTGAAATGAATAAAGCTTTCTGATTATCAAAGTGAACTACTTAATAGGTATACTgataaagaagaggaaaagaaaaagacctTCCTTGTGCCAGTGGAATTTATATATAGGTAAATTGGCTTTTCTGCGTCCTCATATTGAAGATAAAGGAATTCTGCTAGCATCAGCTCTGTCACTGATGGAACAAGAGACATACCCAAGTATACGATTCGGTTTCTGGACAAGTAAGATGCTAGATCTGGAGGTGGTTGCTCCCACGCACTTCCTCTCAAGAAGGGACAACCTGTTGACAGATGAACACAAACCACGAAGAAACTATAATCAATTGATCAACTATAAGCAGTCAATCATTACATGTTACATGAGAACTTGATCCTAGTTAATTTGATGCTGAAACAACAATTATATAACAGTTGCTATATGCATGGACTGTATAGTGCTCGACACCAAGTTGTGATAGTCCAACAATCAAGAGAAGTATCCTACTCTACTGTCATAAATGAACAACTAATTTAATCCTATGTTCATCATGTGCTAAAGCCTATCAAATTAAGAAACCCCATTGAGCCTAGGAAATATGATCTAGTCCCCAATGATTGAGGTGCCAGCGCATAACAAACTATAATGTGAATTTCATAATTTATCAGCTAGGTATGGGCATAATTCAGCAGTTTGTATGCTGTAAACTGCATATTAGTCTATGCCACCCAAAGTGGTCCAGAACAATGTAGTCAAAGGTTGCTGTAAAGGGGCCTAGGCAGTTTGGCTACATGCTTGCGCAGCTCCAATCCATAAGAGCCTACTAGCTTTAGGGGCCCCAGGCAGCAAAGCCAACCAGTCGTGTAGATCAGCACCTAGGCAGTTGCTTGGGCGCCCAAGAGCCACTAGGTGCTTTTGTATCCAGTTTGGCAGTCAGCCACTACTTATGACAATCTATTTCTTTTGACTTTAAAATGATGATATGTTATCCTTTTGCCACAATTGTGCTCCCTACAAGTTAGATTCTAAATGGTATCAAAAACAGGACTAAGGGGAGCAAGTATCAATTAACTTATACGCGTACGCTCTCTTCTTTACAAAACACACCATCTCAATACTCTTTAGATAATGTTAAGAGAAATAGATAAACTAAAAGTATCAGCCTATTTTTCCAAATACTCAATTGATtaagcaatcaaaaacacccATTATACACTCCTTCCATCTCATACCAGTCATGTACCGCTTTCCCTGTTTAGATGGTTAATGCATTAATGGGATGCTATAAGCACCTTACCATGAGATCAGTGCATACCTTTTCCAAACATATGCACAATTTTACAAGCTGCCGTTTGGAAACTTTGGGATACGTATGTAAGACGGTGATTACAATATTCTACATGAAATGAATTACTATGTAAACTTCACATTAGGCCTC
This portion of the Phoenix dactylifera cultivar Barhee BC4 chromosome 11, palm_55x_up_171113_PBpolish2nd_filt_p, whole genome shotgun sequence genome encodes:
- the LOC103699527 gene encoding ankyrin repeat-containing protein At2g01680-like isoform X2, encoding MLSQHWCKFLHLIMEATMATLLCMLLLFPSIQKPLRQTKSSARISCLSTSIVETLLRERPELAKAQNDHGTIALVHAAVGNKLEMLRLHLRFDPSLAYVMNQQFSAFHYAARLGYVRIAEELIRHCPDSGFLVDRQGRNALHAAILEGQVDFVKYILKTPALHGLLNQPDDDGSTPLHLAAETCNPEILRALLANERVDRAALKGRFSALDIFFDRVEPAKTLKWNEAYTLLLHATIPGLATGDIWHTAEKRIAREAICQIQSLTQRYTQNTSLTAILIATVTFAAAFTMPGGFSSDEGPDEGLPILAKKAAFKAFLISDTIAMVASLAVSFLCIFAGWEDIDFLLHYRASTRKLLWCAIAAMSVAFASAMFAVLAPGNLWLAILISLPCCALPFLTYILAMWPLCKLRLRYGGTFRPDLLEQV
- the LOC103699527 gene encoding protein ACCELERATED CELL DEATH 6-like isoform X1, which codes for MDTRLLDAAVSGNVAVLNQLVRESPKILLGKTPLNNTALHFAVIYEHEQFAKELCLSSPPLLLATNSNGETPLHIAAMAGHHSMATFFIQVATQVLRSGGDIEGGDPLKQMMMTTDKKGNTALHHALRHGHSSLALELLQAEPKQSELIDSNHESPMYIAAYRGLADAVTALVQIPSSNHGGYYGHTALHAATISEHSSIVETLLRERPELAKAQNDHGTIALVHAAVGNKLEMLRLHLRFDPSLAYVMNQQFSAFHYAARLGYVRIAEELIRHCPDSGFLVDRQGRNALHAAILEGQVDFVKYILKTPALHGLLNQPDDDGSTPLHLAAETCNPEILRALLANERVDRAALKGRFSALDIFFDRVEPAKTLKWNEAYTLLLHATIPGLATGDIWHTAEKRIAREAICQIQSLTQRYTQNTSLTAILIATVTFAAAFTMPGGFSSDEGPDEGLPILAKKAAFKAFLISDTIAMVASLAVSFLCIFAGWEDIDFLLHYRASTRKLLWCAIAAMSVAFASAMFAVLAPGNLWLAILISLPCCALPFLTYILAMWPLCKLRLRYGGTFRPDLLEQV